A DNA window from Gasterosteus aculeatus chromosome 16, fGasAcu3.hap1.1, whole genome shotgun sequence contains the following coding sequences:
- the LOC120834194 gene encoding uncharacterized protein LOC120834194 isoform X1: MHGVKSLEQTEARLWNPFLMYLENSEQSKVSGEGGLSAEAMLAEQCPLPSLTEAVDLSSPLKGSAKLGLKVLVEFREQTVSEEMDPSIVCLDICNRSRDETESCTYCNGHCESFEQYPESDGFFKSNQILDQCETPGLSQAFEKCAHHCVSFKPRKSSEHSTNHSLASQCSCCCEQCAGRLLLFQQCKPSNQQFESFDSEPASVAVDCEGFGQCEMSDFIPDGTEHLGLLQQYEASDQQYECSDSEADTSTEDSEQCETTSFTRNISNSMDLLDCVAELYEYDECTDEDGGEGCPPEGEDEQSDIEPVDDESLTLSQDANTSQFDRPVRVYFEDRKDVPSVSDCCATHQLAEENVAQAVALNMSTEDCETWGTAYCDTSQERDEDSATPEQSEFGTEEDGSSDCSSIETKSFKTCPDGSIPSDHCSDSSGESEKGAQEDSTDEHAQWESFEDDDETPQSDIDGSDEEKAPAADAVVEDFFDLFDSGDFCRHAFAQKQRYISCFDGGDIHDRLHLEDLRCKAQTLARKAFESERVSEDFPVQETDVCLDALEEAYKDTCEEDASQIGDGSFGSDDNSSLAGDEVEEDESQWHTEEDENPAFDSHVSEISTEEKEEDKEEAELWERVSTPCAGDISVEGDAYEDEAFAAQHYESLQVNTATTGDLHTTVTEPEDQALSACSEVEPYWSLVDQEDDGETFELSVEEYYANQVKSIQSSVKQALNGFILLGSLCDHIIHEDASEEGKELPLGITRVITLRDDSTDGSAVEEATEEKAPESACDRGFSDTSLAINPTLDIIHSVTKNEGRVVPTLVRRTEGNEASEEGVDSDEEQSDDESTEPCQCEYCLPPIEEVPAKPLLPQLKLNDAGKICVVIDLDETLVHSSFKPVNNADFIIPVEIDGTVHQVYVLKRPHVDEFLRRMGEMFECVLFTASLAKYADPVSDLLDKWGAFQSRLFRESCVFHKGNYVKDLSRLGRDLNKVIIIDNSPASYIFHPENAVPVASWFDDMSDTELLDLIPFFERLSKVDDIYDVLQQQQQQQQQRTSS, translated from the exons ATGCATGGAGTAAAATCTCTTGAGCAAACGGAAGCCAGACTTTGGAATCCTTTCCTGATGTACTTGGAAAACTCCGAGCAGAGTAAGGTctccggggagggggggctgtctGCTGAGGCCATGCTGGCTGAACAATGCCCGCTTCCCAGTTTAACCGAAGCTGTGGATTTAAGCAGCCCTTTAAAGGGAAGTGCCAAACTTGGCTTGAAAGTCCTCGTGGAATTTAGGGAGCAGACTGTCAGCGAGGAAATGGACCCTTCTATTGTTTGTCTGGATATCTGCAACAGGAGTAGAGATGAGACAGAATCTTGCACATATTGCAATGGACACTGTGAGAGCTTTGAGCAATACCCAGAAAGCGACGGGTTTTTCAAATCCAACCAGATCCTCGATCAGTGTGAAACTCCCGGGTTAAGCCAAGCATTTGAGAAATGTGCTCACCACTGTGTGAGCTTCAAACCTCGCAAGTCTTCTGAGCACTCCACTAATCATAGCTTAGCTTCCCAATGTAGTTGTTGCTGTGAACAGTGTGCAGGACGCCTCCTGTTATTTCAGCAGTGTAAGCCCTCTAATCAACAGTTTGAGTCTTTTGACTCGGAGCCAGCTTCAGTGGCCGTGGACTGTGAGGGTTTTGGACAGTGTGAGATGTCTGATTTCATACCTGATGGCACAGAACACCTCGGGTTGCTGCAACAATACGAAGCCTCTGATCAGCAGTACGAGTGCTCTGACTCTGAGGCTGACACGTCGACAGAAGACTCTGAGCAATGTGAAACGACCAGTTTCACTCGCAATATCTCCAATTCTATGGACTTATTGGACTGCGTGGCCGAGCTTTATGAGTATGACGAATGCACCGACGAGGACGGCGGAGAGGGCTGTCCACCCGAAGGAGAGGACGAGCAAAGCGATATCGAGCCTGTCGATGACGAGTCCCTCACATTATCACAGGACGCGAACACCTCGCAGTTCGACCGGCCCGTTCGGGTTTATTTTGAGGACCGTAAAGATGTTCCCTCGGTGAGTGACTGCTGTGCGACCCACCAGCTCGCTGAGGAAAACGTGGCACAGGCCGTTGCGTTGAACATGTCCACTGAGGACTGTGAAACGTGGGGAACGGCTTATTGTGACACCAGCCAAGAGCGCGATGAAGACAGTGCTACTCCGGAGCAGTCCGAGTTTGGGACTGAAGAAGACGGTTCTTCCGATTGCTCCTCCATTGAAACCAAATCCTTTAAGACCTGTCCCGACGGCAGCATTCCCTCAGACCACTGCTCTGATTCATCCGGGGAATCCGAGAAAGGCGCGCAGGAGGACTCAACCGATGAGCACGCCCAGTGGGAATCTTTTGAGGACGATGATGAAACACCCCAAAGCGATATTGACGGAAGCGACGAGGAGAAAGCGCCCGCCGCTGATGCTGTTGTCGAGGACTTTTTTGATCTGTTCGACAGCGGTGACTTCTGCAGACACGCGTTCGCACAGAAGCAGCGTTACATCTCCTGCTTCGACGGGGGAGACATCCACGACCGCCTGCACCTTGAAGACCTGCGATGCAAGGCGCAGACGCTGGCCAGAAAGGCCTTTGAATCTGAGCGAGTCAGCGAGGACTTTCCTGTGCAGGAAACCGATGTATGTTTGGATGCTCTGGAAGAAGCTTATAAAGATACGTGTGAGGAGGATGCAAGTCAGATCGGTGATGGCTCATTTGGGTCTGATGACAACTCAAGTCTAGCAGGGGATGAAGTTGAGGAAGATGAATCTCAATGGCATACAGAGGAAGATGAGAACCCTGCGTTTGACAGCCATGTTTCTGAAATCAGTactgaagaaaaagaagaagacaaagaagaagcTGAGCTGTGGGAAAGGGTTAGTACGCCATGTGCAGGGGACATCTCTGTTGAAGGTGACGCTTATGAAGATGAAGCTTTTGCCGCTCAGCATTATGAATCTCTTCAGGTCAATACCGCTACCACTGGTGATTTACACACAACGGTCACTGAGCCTGAAGACCAAGCACTTAGCGCTTGTTCCGAGGTGGAGCCATATTGGTCACTCGTTGATCAGGAGGACGATGGAGAGACATTTGAGCTCAGTGTCGAGGAATACTATGCAAATCAGGTGAAAAGCATCCAGTCATCTGTTAAACAAGCCCTGAATGGATTTATCCTTCTAGGAAGTTTGTGTGATCATATAATCCACGAGGATGCTTCAGAGGAGGGCAAAGAGCTCCCATTAGGAATTACTAGAGTTATCACACTGAGAGATGATTCGACCGACGGCTCCGCTGTGGAAGAAGCCACCGAAGAAAAAGCTCCCGAATCAGCTTGTGATCGTGGATTCAGTGACACGTCATTAGCAATAAATCCTACGTTGGATATTATTCACAGTGTTACAAAAAACGAAGGAAGAGTCGTGCCAACGTTGGTCAGACGGACGGAGGGAAATGAGGCCTCTGAAGAAGGCGTGGATTCAGACGAGGAGCAGAGTGACGACGAGTCCACCGAGCCTTGCCAATGCGAGTACTGCCTTCCACCAATCGAGGAG GTACCGGCAAAACCTCTGCTGCCACAGCTCAAGTTGAATGATGCAGGAAAGATCTGTGTGGTCATTGATTTGGATGAAACTCTAGTGCACAGTTCATTTAAG CCAGTGAACAATGCTGATTTTATCATTCCAGTGGAGATTGATGGAACGGTTCACCAG GTGTACGTGTTGAAGAGACCCCACGTGGATGAATTCCTCAGAAGGATGGGAGAGATGTTTGAGTGCGTCTTGTTCACTGCCAGCTTAGCCAAG TACGCGGACCCTGTTTCGGACCTGTTGGACAAATGGGGGGCTTTCCAGAGCCGTCTCTTCCGAGAGTCATGTGTCTTCCACAAAGGGAATTACGTGAAAGACTTGAGTCGTTTAGGAAGAGACCTCAACAAGGTCATCATCATCGATAACTCCCCCGCTTCCTACATCTTCCATCCCGAAAATGCG GTTCCGGTAGCGTCCTGGTTTGACGACATGTCGGACACCGAGCTGCTCGACCTCATCCCCTTCTTTGAGAGACTAAGCAAAGTGGACGACATCTACGatgttctgcagcagcagcagcagcagcagcagcagaggacttCCAGTTAA
- the LOC120834194 gene encoding carboxy-terminal domain RNA polymerase II polypeptide A small phosphatase 1 isoform X2 — translation MDRSPSVITQVTRDEEDNAARREDAAPEVSPSRKRRGRGLLRSLFCCLCSRESEPRPLKNNAPLLVEENGSLSKVPAKPLLPQLKLNDAGKICVVIDLDETLVHSSFKPVNNADFIIPVEIDGTVHQVYVLKRPHVDEFLRRMGEMFECVLFTASLAKYADPVSDLLDKWGAFQSRLFRESCVFHKGNYVKDLSRLGRDLNKVIIIDNSPASYIFHPENAVPVASWFDDMSDTELLDLIPFFERLSKVDDIYDVLQQQQQQQQQRTSS, via the exons CTGCCCCTGAGGTTTCCCCCTCGAGGAAGCGTCGCGGACGAGGCCTTCTCCGCAGCCTCTTCTGCTGTCTTTGTAGCAGGGAGTCGGAGCCACGTCCCCTGAAGAACAACGCGCCGCTCTTGGTCGAGGAAAATGGAAGTCTCTCTAAA GTACCGGCAAAACCTCTGCTGCCACAGCTCAAGTTGAATGATGCAGGAAAGATCTGTGTGGTCATTGATTTGGATGAAACTCTAGTGCACAGTTCATTTAAG CCAGTGAACAATGCTGATTTTATCATTCCAGTGGAGATTGATGGAACGGTTCACCAG GTGTACGTGTTGAAGAGACCCCACGTGGATGAATTCCTCAGAAGGATGGGAGAGATGTTTGAGTGCGTCTTGTTCACTGCCAGCTTAGCCAAG TACGCGGACCCTGTTTCGGACCTGTTGGACAAATGGGGGGCTTTCCAGAGCCGTCTCTTCCGAGAGTCATGTGTCTTCCACAAAGGGAATTACGTGAAAGACTTGAGTCGTTTAGGAAGAGACCTCAACAAGGTCATCATCATCGATAACTCCCCCGCTTCCTACATCTTCCATCCCGAAAATGCG GTTCCGGTAGCGTCCTGGTTTGACGACATGTCGGACACCGAGCTGCTCGACCTCATCCCCTTCTTTGAGAGACTAAGCAAAGTGGACGACATCTACGatgttctgcagcagcagcagcagcagcagcagcagaggacttCCAGTTAA